One window of Mesorhizobium sp. WSM4904 genomic DNA carries:
- a CDS encoding glutamate--cysteine ligase — protein sequence MARDTTDTSPIEGIDELVGYLAAGNKPRDKWRIGTEHEKFPFYVDGNAPVPYGGERGIRAILEGMQEKLGWDPIMDAGRIIGLVEPTGQGAISLEPGGQFELSGAPLESIHQTCREGNAHLAQVREIAEPLGIRFLGLGGSPKWSLAETPKMPKSRYEIMTRYMPKVGSKGLDMMYRTCTIQVNLDFESEVDMRRKMQVSLKLQPLSTALFANSPFTESRPNGLQSWRGDIWRDTDNQRSGMLEFCFAPDFGFADYVEWALDVPMYFVIRDGHYHDMTRYTFRQFMAGAARAQVPDGLPTMGDWANHLSTLFPDVRLKRFLEMRGADGGPWRRICALPAFWVGLLYDEQALDAAETLTSSWTYEEALAMRNAVPEHGISAPFRNATLREVARDVLAIARMGLKNRGKKNRDGYDETSFLNTLDEVVARGTTSAEEMLSAYHTRWGCSIEPVFMEYAY from the coding sequence ATGGCGCGCGACACAACCGATACCAGTCCCATCGAAGGCATCGACGAACTCGTCGGCTACCTGGCCGCGGGCAACAAGCCGCGCGACAAATGGCGGATCGGCACCGAGCACGAGAAATTCCCCTTCTATGTCGACGGCAACGCGCCGGTGCCCTATGGCGGCGAGCGCGGCATCCGTGCCATACTCGAAGGCATGCAGGAAAAGCTCGGCTGGGATCCGATCATGGATGCCGGCCGCATCATCGGCCTGGTCGAGCCGACCGGCCAGGGCGCGATCTCGCTGGAGCCCGGCGGGCAGTTCGAGCTTTCCGGCGCGCCGCTGGAGTCGATCCACCAGACCTGCCGCGAGGGCAATGCGCATCTGGCGCAGGTGCGCGAGATCGCCGAGCCGCTCGGCATCCGCTTCCTCGGCCTCGGCGGCAGCCCGAAATGGTCGCTCGCCGAAACGCCGAAAATGCCGAAGTCGCGCTACGAGATCATGACCCGCTACATGCCGAAGGTCGGTTCCAAGGGCCTCGACATGATGTACCGCACCTGCACGATCCAGGTGAATCTCGACTTCGAGAGCGAAGTCGACATGCGCCGCAAGATGCAGGTGTCGCTGAAGCTGCAGCCGCTGTCGACGGCGCTGTTCGCCAATTCGCCCTTCACCGAGAGCCGGCCGAACGGGCTGCAGAGCTGGCGTGGCGACATCTGGCGCGACACCGACAACCAGCGTTCCGGCATGCTGGAATTCTGCTTCGCGCCCGACTTCGGCTTCGCCGATTATGTCGAATGGGCGCTCGACGTACCGATGTATTTCGTTATCCGCGACGGCCACTATCACGACATGACGCGCTACACGTTCCGCCAGTTCATGGCAGGGGCCGCGCGCGCGCAAGTGCCTGATGGGCTGCCGACAATGGGCGACTGGGCGAACCACTTGTCGACCCTCTTCCCCGATGTGCGGCTGAAGCGTTTCCTTGAAATGCGCGGCGCCGATGGCGGGCCGTGGCGGCGCATCTGCGCGCTGCCGGCCTTCTGGGTCGGACTGCTCTATGACGAGCAGGCGCTGGACGCCGCCGAGACGTTGACATCGAGCTGGACCTACGAGGAGGCGCTGGCGATGCGCAATGCGGTTCCGGAACACGGCATTTCGGCGCCGTTCCGCAACGCCACCTTGCGCGAGGTTGCCCGCGACGTGCTCGCCATCGCGCGCATGGGGCTGAAGAACCGCGGCAAGAAGAACCGCGACGGCTATGACGAGACGTCGTTCCTCAACACGCTCGACGAGGTCGTGGCGCGCGGCACCACCAGCGCCGAGGAGATGCTTTCGGCCTACCATACGCGCTGGGGCTGCTCGATCGAGCCGGTGTTCATGGAATATGCCTACTAA
- a CDS encoding DUF937 domain-containing protein, translating to MPSLFDMFSQAQNGAAMQALAQQYGLSMQQTQAAVQALLPAFSQGLQRNTADPYGMGAFMTAMASGQHAKYFEDASRAFTPQGIDEGNGILGHLFGSKDLSRAVAAQAAQATGLSQQVLQQMLPAMASMMMGGLFKQTNNQLAGGQMQAAGGFGGGSNPLGEIIEEMMRQAGGGAQAQQTRQAPNPYGDNPLGKVLQDMFGGGAQQPQSQPQQAPNPYGDNPLGKVLQDMFGGGAQQPQQTRSPQTQSPYGDSPLGKIFEEMLRQGGGFGTPGGQPAPQTPQRQPQQSQPPQPQTNPSGRPRNPFDDIFGRMFETGAQQRDEYQKGMESIFDQFKRGMDRR from the coding sequence ATGCCTTCCCTGTTCGATATGTTTTCGCAAGCCCAGAACGGCGCCGCCATGCAGGCGCTGGCCCAGCAGTATGGCCTGTCGATGCAGCAGACCCAGGCCGCGGTGCAGGCGTTGCTGCCGGCCTTCTCGCAGGGACTGCAGCGCAACACGGCCGATCCCTACGGAATGGGCGCCTTCATGACGGCGATGGCGAGCGGCCAGCACGCCAAATATTTCGAGGACGCCAGCCGGGCCTTCACGCCGCAAGGCATAGACGAAGGCAACGGCATCCTCGGCCATTTGTTCGGCTCGAAGGATTTGTCGCGCGCCGTGGCCGCCCAGGCCGCGCAGGCGACCGGGCTCAGCCAGCAGGTGCTGCAGCAGATGCTGCCGGCGATGGCCTCGATGATGATGGGCGGGCTGTTCAAGCAGACCAACAATCAGCTGGCGGGGGGGCAGATGCAGGCCGCCGGCGGCTTTGGCGGCGGCAGCAATCCGCTCGGCGAAATCATCGAGGAGATGATGCGGCAGGCGGGCGGCGGCGCGCAGGCCCAGCAAACGCGCCAGGCGCCCAATCCATATGGCGACAACCCGCTCGGCAAGGTGTTGCAGGACATGTTCGGCGGCGGCGCGCAGCAACCGCAAAGCCAGCCGCAGCAGGCGCCCAATCCTTACGGCGACAATCCGCTCGGCAAAGTGCTGCAAGACATGTTCGGCGGCGGCGCGCAGCAGCCGCAGCAAACCCGATCGCCGCAAACGCAGAGCCCCTATGGCGATAGTCCGCTCGGCAAGATCTTCGAGGAGATGCTGCGCCAAGGCGGCGGCTTCGGCACGCCGGGCGGACAGCCGGCGCCACAGACGCCGCAACGCCAACCCCAACAGAGTCAGCCGCCGCAGCCGCAAACCAATCCGAGCGGCCGGCCTCGGAACCCGTTCGACGATATCTTCGGCAGGATGTTCGAGACCGGCGCGCAGCAGCGCGACGAGTATCAGAAGGGCATGGAGAGCATCTTCGACCAGTTCAAGCGCGGCATGGACCGGCGGTGA
- a CDS encoding DUF1127 domain-containing protein has translation MTTIEFASETPRITTRPAVATRVLNAVVDAFRAWKNRRAFYRLGEMSDAELADIGLTRADLHVAVAVPFGRDPTVKLRAIAEERADTIEDLARKVA, from the coding sequence ATGACCACGATCGAATTCGCCTCCGAGACCCCGCGCATCACCACGCGTCCGGCCGTTGCGACGCGCGTGCTCAATGCAGTCGTCGACGCCTTTCGCGCCTGGAAAAACCGCCGCGCCTTCTATCGCCTCGGGGAGATGTCGGATGCCGAGCTTGCCGATATCGGCCTGACCCGCGCCGATCTCCATGTCGCCGTCGCCGTGCCTTTCGGCCGCGATCCGACGGTGAAGCTGCGCGCGATCGCAGAAGAGCGCGCCGACACCATAGAGGATCTCGCCCGCAAGGTCGCCTGA
- a CDS encoding LysR substrate-binding domain-containing protein produces MKAPLDLDQLQTFISIADTGSFTRAAEEVHRTQSAVSMQMRRLEERIGKPLFEKDGRTNKLTEEGDRLLSYARRLIYLNRETLAAFDDQRLEGTIRIGTPDDYADRFLPEIMARFSRSNPRVELTVICEPTPGLVEHIKRGNLDLALVTHNDTRGQSEVVRREPLLWVTSANHATHEQEILPMAFGRPNCIWRRAAVDVLDRQNREYRVLFSSFSATVITAAVLSGLAISVLPECALRPGMRVLGEADGFDTLPDCRIGIMRGQTSQPEIVDALARHIAESLDNISVPVGEETGSFDFAALAYAKMKRTKPSQILPGW; encoded by the coding sequence ATGAAAGCGCCTCTCGATCTCGATCAGTTGCAGACCTTCATCTCGATCGCGGACACCGGCAGCTTCACCCGGGCAGCCGAAGAGGTGCACCGGACGCAGTCGGCGGTGTCGATGCAGATGCGCCGGCTGGAGGAGCGGATCGGCAAGCCGCTGTTCGAAAAGGACGGCCGCACCAACAAGCTGACCGAGGAAGGCGACAGGCTGCTTTCCTATGCGAGGCGGCTGATCTACCTCAACCGCGAGACGCTCGCGGCCTTCGACGACCAGCGGCTCGAGGGCACCATCCGTATCGGCACGCCGGACGACTATGCCGACCGCTTCCTGCCCGAGATCATGGCGCGCTTCTCGCGCTCCAACCCGCGTGTGGAGCTCACCGTCATCTGCGAGCCGACGCCCGGGCTGGTCGAGCACATCAAGCGCGGCAATCTCGATCTCGCGCTGGTGACGCACAACGACACGCGCGGCCAGTCGGAAGTGGTGCGGCGCGAGCCGCTTTTGTGGGTCACCTCGGCCAACCACGCCACGCATGAGCAGGAAATCCTGCCGATGGCGTTCGGCCGGCCGAACTGCATCTGGCGGCGCGCGGCCGTCGACGTGCTCGACCGGCAGAATCGCGAATATCGCGTGCTGTTCTCCAGCTTCTCGGCCACCGTGATCACCGCCGCCGTGCTTTCAGGCCTCGCCATCTCGGTGCTGCCGGAATGCGCGCTCAGGCCAGGCATGCGCGTGCTTGGCGAAGCCGACGGGTTCGACACGTTGCCCGATTGCCGCATCGGCATCATGCGCGGCCAGACCTCGCAGCCGGAGATCGTCGATGCGCTGGCCAGGCACATCGCGGAAAGCCTCGACAACATTTCCGTGCCGGTCGGCGAAGAGACGGGAAGCTTCGACTTCGCCGCCCTCGCCTATGCCAAGATGAAGCGGACCAAGCCCAGCCAGATCCTGCCCGGCTGGTAG
- a CDS encoding EAL domain-containing protein, giving the protein MSARNNSSPLTHQVTLTVLTLAAFALAMVVGFGFYAASQADNASLVHQKMFIADGLKDQIAAVEREQESVTVWDDSVTNVRAGNQSWIEENLSVWMYTYYGHNRVYILDAADRPIHAMQEGKVVDPSAFGDDEPALQPSIEKLRRMLAEPPKADASGQTANMVAEDLVSFAGKPAILSVMPLVPSTDRVTQAPGTEYLHVSVEFISDAVINKIAEKYLLDGARLMPLSQPVGAAAVQLVDSRGVILGYIGWDQERPGLTLVREMAPALGLALLVAAGVLTFLLRRLRRASSALQTSQDEAQYLAFHDTLTGLPNRALFEDRLRRALLRASQDMTVHDMGRVALLYLDLDRFKHINDTLGHPAGDELVRQTAARLQHTVREVDTVARLGGDEFALILVDIRDVRAAEDVAERLLQKLQEPFKLMEDQVFVSASIGIALSAGGETDADDLLRKADIALYEAKKNGRGRHQIFAGDMDDLLLRKRKVETELRKALDGGTGIRLAYQPVFAANGKTILGAEALIRWGHDVHGALPAAQFIAIAEERGMIGQLGAWVLQEACRFAVRTELPWLAVNVSPLQLRDAGFPEQVALILADTGLAPQRLQFEITESVLLDNSDASRAALASLRQLGVGIVLDDFGTGYSSLSYLRRHAIDKLKIDRSFVRLLDGDGNSAAIVKALIDLAVALGVDVTAEGVETEAQKMLLVAMGCRQLQGYFLSPPLDPVQLLGLSGLASPDEVEPAAARA; this is encoded by the coding sequence ATGAGCGCACGCAACAACAGCAGCCCGTTGACGCATCAAGTCACGCTGACCGTGCTGACGCTTGCCGCTTTCGCGCTGGCCATGGTCGTCGGCTTCGGCTTTTACGCCGCCTCTCAGGCCGACAATGCCTCGCTCGTACATCAGAAGATGTTCATCGCCGATGGCCTCAAGGATCAGATCGCGGCAGTCGAGCGAGAGCAGGAAAGCGTAACCGTCTGGGACGATTCCGTCACCAATGTCAGGGCCGGCAATCAGAGCTGGATTGAAGAGAACCTCAGCGTCTGGATGTATACCTATTACGGTCACAACCGCGTCTACATTCTCGATGCCGCTGACCGTCCCATCCACGCCATGCAGGAAGGCAAAGTGGTCGATCCGTCCGCCTTTGGAGATGACGAGCCTGCCTTGCAGCCATCCATCGAGAAGCTGCGCCGCATGCTGGCTGAGCCGCCGAAGGCCGATGCGTCCGGTCAGACGGCCAACATGGTCGCGGAGGACCTAGTGTCGTTTGCCGGCAAGCCGGCGATCCTGAGCGTCATGCCGCTGGTGCCGAGCACGGACCGGGTCACGCAGGCGCCCGGCACCGAATATCTGCATGTGTCGGTGGAGTTCATCAGCGACGCCGTCATCAACAAGATCGCCGAAAAATACCTGCTCGACGGCGCGCGCCTCATGCCGCTGTCGCAACCGGTCGGCGCGGCCGCCGTTCAGCTGGTCGATTCCCGCGGCGTCATTCTCGGCTATATCGGCTGGGACCAGGAACGGCCCGGCCTCACCCTGGTGCGCGAGATGGCGCCGGCGCTGGGCTTGGCGCTGCTGGTGGCGGCCGGCGTTCTGACTTTCCTGCTGCGCAGGCTCCGCCGCGCCTCGTCTGCGCTGCAGACCAGCCAGGATGAGGCGCAATATCTAGCCTTCCACGACACGCTCACCGGTCTGCCCAACCGGGCTTTGTTCGAGGACCGCTTGCGGCGGGCTCTGCTCAGGGCCAGCCAGGACATGACGGTTCACGACATGGGAAGGGTGGCGCTGCTCTATCTCGATCTCGACCGCTTCAAGCATATCAACGACACGCTCGGCCATCCTGCGGGGGATGAGCTGGTGCGTCAGACGGCGGCCAGGCTCCAGCACACCGTTCGCGAGGTGGATACCGTGGCGCGGCTGGGCGGCGACGAGTTCGCGCTGATCCTCGTCGACATCCGCGATGTCCGTGCCGCCGAGGATGTCGCCGAGCGGCTGTTGCAGAAGTTGCAGGAGCCGTTCAAGCTCATGGAGGATCAGGTCTTCGTCAGCGCCTCGATCGGCATCGCGCTATCGGCCGGCGGCGAAACCGATGCCGACGATCTGCTGCGCAAGGCCGACATTGCGCTCTACGAAGCCAAGAAGAATGGCCGAGGCCGGCATCAGATCTTCGCCGGCGACATGGACGACTTGCTCTTGCGCAAGCGCAAGGTCGAGACCGAGCTTCGCAAGGCCCTCGACGGCGGGACCGGCATCAGGCTCGCCTACCAGCCGGTCTTTGCGGCGAACGGCAAGACGATCCTCGGCGCCGAGGCGCTGATCCGCTGGGGGCATGACGTGCATGGCGCATTGCCGGCGGCACAGTTCATCGCCATCGCCGAGGAGCGCGGCATGATCGGCCAACTCGGCGCATGGGTGCTGCAGGAGGCCTGCCGCTTTGCCGTGCGGACCGAATTGCCGTGGCTCGCCGTCAACGTGTCGCCGCTGCAGTTGCGCGACGCCGGCTTTCCCGAACAGGTCGCCTTGATCCTCGCCGACACCGGGCTGGCGCCGCAGCGCCTCCAGTTCGAGATCACCGAAAGCGTGCTTTTGGACAACAGCGATGCTTCGAGGGCGGCTCTGGCCAGCTTGCGCCAGTTAGGCGTCGGCATCGTTCTGGACGATTTCGGTACCGGCTATTCGTCGCTGAGCTACCTGCGCCGCCACGCCATCGACAAGCTCAAGATAGACCGTTCCTTCGTGCGTCTTCTCGATGGCGACGGCAACTCGGCGGCGATCGTCAAGGCGCTGATCGATCTCGCCGTCGCGCTCGGGGTCGACGTCACCGCCGAGGGGGTGGAGACCGAGGCGCAGAAGATGCTGCTGGTCGCCATGGGTTGCCGGCAACTGCAGGGCTATTTCCTGTCGCCTCCGCTCGATCCGGTGCAACTGCTAGGCCTCTCCGGTCTGGCTTCGCCGGACGAGGTCGAGCCGGCCGCCGCTCGCGCTTGA
- the xseA gene encoding exodeoxyribonuclease VII large subunit, producing the protein MSEAATESRSNATEYTVSEISGALKRTVEDAFGNVRVRGEISGYRGPHSSGHAYFALKDDRARIDAVVWKTTMARLKFRPEEGMEVIASGRLTTYPGKSNYQIVIDNLEPAGAGALMALLEERKRRLQAERLFDAGRKRRLPFMPQVIGVVTSPTGSVIRDIIHRIKDRFPLTVLVWPVRVQGDTTAKEVTAAVNGFNALTWDGPIRQPDLLIVARGGGSLEDLWGFNDEGLARAVAASRIPIVSAVGHETDWTLIDFTADMRAPTPTGAAEIAVPVKAELEATLASLGARHNACTSRHLDRKRQAVRAAARALPSPDQLLALPRRRFDEATSRLGRGLTVSIERKRARLDRQRLTPATLSRRLNETRTLTGRDIARARAAFFAIVRQGRARFQRTSLRLSPAPIVRRQKLQADTLAGLTRRQEQAMERRLDRLRAALTQADRLLATLSHKAVLARGFALVKDADGGVIKSVAELAPGAALQLEFADGKAEAIATSGGARPKLAAKPSGKGKEPGNQGSLF; encoded by the coding sequence ATGAGTGAAGCAGCAACCGAATCACGCAGCAACGCCACCGAATATACGGTGAGCGAGATTTCCGGCGCACTGAAGCGCACGGTCGAGGATGCTTTCGGCAATGTGCGGGTGCGTGGCGAGATTTCCGGCTATCGCGGTCCGCATTCCTCCGGCCACGCCTATTTCGCGCTGAAGGACGACCGCGCGCGGATCGACGCCGTGGTCTGGAAGACGACGATGGCACGGCTGAAGTTCCGGCCTGAGGAAGGCATGGAAGTGATCGCCAGCGGCAGGCTGACGACCTATCCCGGCAAATCCAACTACCAGATCGTCATCGACAATCTCGAGCCAGCGGGCGCCGGCGCGCTGATGGCGCTGCTGGAGGAGCGCAAGCGGCGGCTGCAGGCCGAACGCCTGTTCGATGCCGGTCGCAAGCGGCGGCTGCCGTTCATGCCTCAAGTCATCGGCGTCGTCACCTCGCCCACGGGTTCAGTCATCCGCGACATCATCCACCGCATCAAGGACCGCTTTCCGCTCACCGTGCTGGTCTGGCCGGTGAGAGTGCAAGGCGATACGACCGCCAAGGAAGTCACCGCCGCCGTCAATGGCTTCAATGCACTCACCTGGGACGGCCCCATCCGCCAGCCCGACCTGCTGATCGTGGCGCGCGGCGGCGGCAGTCTCGAGGACCTTTGGGGCTTCAACGACGAAGGGCTGGCGCGCGCCGTCGCGGCCTCGCGCATTCCAATCGTCTCGGCCGTCGGGCACGAGACCGATTGGACGTTGATCGACTTCACCGCCGACATGCGCGCGCCGACGCCGACGGGCGCCGCAGAGATCGCCGTGCCCGTCAAGGCCGAGCTCGAAGCGACGCTGGCGAGCCTCGGAGCGCGGCACAATGCCTGCACCTCGCGGCACCTGGATCGCAAGCGCCAGGCGGTGCGCGCCGCGGCGCGGGCTCTGCCCTCGCCCGACCAGCTGCTGGCGCTGCCGCGCCGCCGCTTCGACGAGGCGACCAGCCGGCTCGGTCGTGGCCTGACAGTGAGCATCGAGCGCAAGCGCGCGAGGCTGGATCGGCAGCGGCTGACGCCTGCAACCTTGTCGCGCCGCCTCAACGAGACGCGCACGCTGACCGGCCGCGACATTGCGCGTGCTCGCGCCGCCTTCTTCGCCATCGTGCGCCAAGGCCGGGCGCGCTTCCAGCGCACATCGCTCAGACTATCGCCGGCGCCGATCGTCAGGCGGCAGAAGCTGCAGGCCGACACGCTGGCCGGGCTGACCCGCCGCCAGGAGCAGGCGATGGAGCGGCGGCTGGACCGTCTGCGCGCCGCCCTCACCCAGGCCGACCGGCTGCTCGCCACCCTCTCGCACAAGGCCGTGCTGGCGCGCGGCTTCGCGCTGGTCAAGGACGCCGACGGCGGCGTCATCAAGAGCGTCGCGGAGTTGGCGCCGGGCGCTGCGCTGCAGCTGGAATTCGCCGACGGCAAGGCCGAGGCCATCGCTACCAGCGGCGGGGCGCGGCCGAAGCTCGCCGCCAAGCCGTCCGGCAAGGGCAAGGAGCCCGGCAACCAGGGCTCATTGTTCTGA
- a CDS encoding P1 family peptidase translates to MSTDDPHIRTPSGKPRLRSFNIALDGTPGRFNSITDVPGVTVGYTTLIAGNGPLQVGTGPVRTGVTAILPRPRGELGTPVFAGVFSQNGNGELTGTHIIEETGAFNLPITITNTHSCGLTRDGTLRWMSRVLPAALDSAWGLPVAAETYDGFLNDINGHHVNFEHVASALDGATTGAIEEGSVGGGTGMISFGFKAGSGTASRIVEWQDRSYTLGVFVQANFGRRHNFTIRGRRAGAELTEPAVREATPRAEKGSIIAIVATDAPFLPHQMKRLARRVPLGIALTGGYGYHSSGDIFLAFSTANPEAALAASGSIAHADFIPDVDIDPFFDAVVRGVEEAILNALVANEDMTGRDGNFVPALPKEWLKDNFG, encoded by the coding sequence ATGAGCACCGACGACCCGCATATTCGCACGCCATCGGGCAAGCCGCGCCTGCGCTCGTTCAACATCGCATTGGACGGCACGCCCGGCCGCTTCAACTCAATCACCGACGTGCCGGGCGTCACGGTCGGCTACACGACGCTGATTGCCGGCAACGGCCCGCTGCAAGTCGGGACAGGACCGGTGCGCACCGGCGTGACCGCTATCCTGCCAAGGCCGCGAGGCGAGCTTGGGACGCCGGTGTTTGCCGGCGTATTCAGCCAGAACGGCAATGGCGAGCTGACCGGCACGCACATCATCGAGGAGACCGGCGCCTTCAACCTGCCGATCACCATCACCAACACCCATTCCTGCGGCCTCACCCGCGACGGCACGCTGCGCTGGATGAGCCGGGTGCTGCCGGCGGCGCTCGACAGCGCCTGGGGCCTGCCGGTGGCGGCGGAAACCTATGATGGTTTCCTCAACGACATCAACGGCCATCATGTCAACTTCGAGCATGTCGCCTCGGCGCTCGACGGCGCAACGACCGGCGCCATCGAGGAAGGCAGCGTCGGCGGCGGCACCGGCATGATCAGCTTCGGCTTCAAGGCCGGATCCGGCACGGCCTCTCGCATCGTCGAATGGCAGGACAGAAGCTACACGCTCGGCGTTTTCGTGCAGGCCAATTTCGGCAGGCGGCATAATTTCACCATTCGCGGCCGGCGCGCCGGAGCGGAACTCACCGAGCCGGCGGTCCGCGAAGCCACGCCTCGCGCCGAAAAGGGCTCGATCATCGCCATCGTCGCCACCGACGCACCGTTCCTGCCGCATCAGATGAAGCGCCTCGCCCGGCGCGTGCCGCTCGGCATAGCTCTGACCGGCGGCTACGGCTACCACAGCTCGGGCGACATCTTTCTCGCCTTCTCGACCGCCAATCCCGAGGCCGCGCTGGCGGCTTCAGGCAGCATTGCCCATGCGGATTTCATCCCGGATGTCGATATCGACCCGTTCTTCGATGCCGTGGTGCGAGGGGTGGAGGAAGCAATCCTCAACGCGCTGGTCGCCAACGAGGACATGACGGGGCGCGACGGCAATTTCGTGCCGGCGCTGCCAAAGGAGTGGCTCAAGGACAATTTCGGCTAG
- a CDS encoding ABC transporter ATP-binding protein, with amino-acid sequence MHTEAKNSAPERGRSFAHVAEASWGKGLSTLLRIMRMTLRHPWQVAITIVSTFIAATLQLLIPRLLGRAIDQAQGVMAEGAGTAAQHALWNTALTLLVVSVLRGLFTMAQNYYGEAVGHQTGYELRLAFYEKIQRLSFAFHDRVHTGDLITLGLLDLDGVRMFFSTGVLRVVLLGVLIGVGAYLLISTDLVLGLLSLSFVPFVAWRSSVTQLRLRSTWLTLQQRLSVLSRVMDENLGGIRVVRAFAAQRHELEKFDRAKQDALDLANQRVDIRVSNTSAMNFSFLAAMGLVLWFGGQKVISGQISVGTLAQFLTFMTILQMPVRQLGLMVNSFARASTCGTRLFELLDTELDIQDAPGARDLVVTEGVLRFDDVSFHYPGSGRPTLTGISFEARPGQTIGIVGPPGSGKSTIAHLIPRFYDVSSGTITIDGHDIRQVTLQSLRKAVGVVQQDAFLFTTSIENNIAYGNPWARETRIERAAESAQLHNYIIGLPAGYTTVVGERGASLSGGQRQRLTIARSLMLRPSVLVFDDSTAAIDAGTEQRIRAAMKRFAKDRVTLIISHRLSSLMHADQILFVEGGRIVERGTHEELLALGGRYRALYDLQLRPDDTAQGAA; translated from the coding sequence TTGCACACGGAAGCAAAAAACAGCGCGCCGGAGCGCGGCAGATCGTTTGCCCATGTGGCGGAAGCCTCCTGGGGAAAGGGTCTCAGCACCCTGCTGCGCATCATGCGGATGACGCTGCGCCATCCCTGGCAAGTTGCGATCACCATCGTTTCGACCTTCATTGCCGCGACGCTGCAGCTTCTCATTCCGCGCCTGCTGGGGCGCGCCATCGATCAGGCGCAAGGCGTGATGGCCGAAGGCGCCGGCACCGCCGCGCAGCACGCGCTTTGGAACACCGCCCTGACACTTTTGGTCGTCAGCGTCCTGCGCGGTCTGTTCACCATGGCGCAGAACTACTATGGCGAGGCCGTCGGCCATCAGACCGGCTATGAATTGCGCCTGGCCTTCTATGAAAAGATCCAGCGCCTGAGCTTTGCCTTCCACGACAGGGTCCATACCGGCGATCTGATCACGCTCGGCCTGCTCGATCTCGACGGCGTGCGCATGTTCTTTTCCACCGGCGTCTTGCGCGTGGTCCTGCTCGGCGTGCTGATCGGCGTCGGCGCCTATCTCCTGATCAGCACAGATCTCGTGCTCGGGCTGCTCAGCCTGAGCTTCGTGCCTTTCGTCGCCTGGCGATCATCCGTCACCCAACTCAGACTACGCAGCACCTGGCTGACGCTGCAGCAGCGCCTGTCGGTGCTGAGCCGGGTCATGGACGAGAACCTCGGCGGCATCCGTGTCGTGCGCGCTTTCGCGGCGCAACGGCACGAGCTGGAAAAATTCGACCGCGCCAAGCAGGATGCGCTCGATCTCGCCAACCAGCGCGTCGATATCCGCGTCAGCAACACCAGCGCCATGAACTTCTCGTTCCTGGCGGCCATGGGCCTCGTGCTCTGGTTCGGCGGCCAGAAGGTGATATCGGGCCAAATCAGCGTCGGCACGCTGGCACAGTTCCTCACCTTCATGACCATCCTGCAGATGCCGGTGCGCCAGCTCGGCCTGATGGTCAACTCGTTCGCCCGCGCCTCGACCTGCGGCACGCGGCTGTTCGAGTTGCTCGACACCGAGCTCGACATCCAGGACGCGCCCGGCGCCAGGGACCTCGTCGTCACCGAAGGCGTGCTGCGCTTCGACGATGTCAGCTTCCATTATCCGGGCTCGGGACGCCCGACATTGACCGGCATTTCCTTCGAGGCCAGGCCCGGCCAGACCATCGGCATCGTCGGCCCGCCGGGCAGCGGCAAGTCGACCATCGCGCATTTGATCCCGCGCTTCTACGATGTGAGCTCGGGGACCATCACCATCGACGGCCACGACATCCGCCAGGTCACGCTGCAGTCGTTGCGCAAGGCGGTCGGCGTCGTGCAGCAGGACGCGTTCCTGTTCACGACCTCGATCGAGAACAACATCGCCTACGGCAATCCGTGGGCGCGCGAGACCCGCATCGAGAGGGCGGCCGAGTCCGCCCAGCTGCACAACTACATCATCGGACTTCCGGCCGGCTACACCACGGTCGTCGGCGAACGCGGCGCGTCGCTTTCGGGAGGCCAGCGGCAGCGCCTGACCATCGCCCGCAGCCTGATGCTGCGGCCTTCGGTGCTTGTCTTCGACGATTCCACCGCGGCCATCGATGCCGGCACCGAACAGCGGATCCGGGCGGCAATGAAGCGCTTCGCCAAGGACCGCGTGACGCTCATCATCTCGCACCGGCTGAGCTCGCTGATGCATGCCGACCAGATTCTGTTCGTCGAGGGCGGCAGGATCGTCGAGCGCGGCACGCATGAGGAACTGCTGGCGCTCGGCGGGCGCTACCGTGCGCTCTACGACCTGCAGCTGCGGCCCGACGATACCGCACAAGGAGCCGCGTGA